One segment of Myxocyprinus asiaticus isolate MX2 ecotype Aquarium Trade chromosome 41, UBuf_Myxa_2, whole genome shotgun sequence DNA contains the following:
- the LOC127431884 gene encoding V-type proton ATPase catalytic subunit A-like, with protein MKSADCTLCSHLISPKGSGHRTVSSIFRDTLKMDFSKLPKIRDEEREGEFGYVHGVSGPVVTASSMAGAAMYELVRVGHCELVGEIIRLEGDMATIQVYEETSGVSVGDPVLRTGKPLSVELGPGIMGSIFDGIQRPLKDINDLTKSIYIPRGVNIGALNRDLKWDFSPSKSLRVGSHITGGDIYGMVFENSLIKHKIMLPPRSRGTVTYVAPPGNYDVSDVVLELEFEGVKEKFTMVQVWPVRQVRPVTEKLPANHPLLTGQRVLDALFPCVQGGTTAIPGAFGCGKTVISQSLSKYSNSDVIIYVGCGERGNEMSEVLRDFPELTMEVDGKVESIMKRTALVANTSNMPVAAREASIYTGITLSEYFRDMGYNVSMMADSTSRWAEALREISGRLAEMPADSGYPAYLGARLASFYERAGRVKCLGNPEREGSVSIVGAVSPPGGDFSDPVTSATLGIVQVFWGLDKKLAQRKHFPSVNWLISYSKYTRALDEYYDKHFPEFVPLRTKAKEILQEEEDLAEIVQLVGKASLAETDKITLEVAKLIKDDFLQQNGYTPYDRFCPFYKTVGILSNMIAFYDMARHAVETTAQSDNKITWAMIREHMGEILYKISSMKFKDPVKEGEEKIKAEYNQLHEDMQNAFRTLED; from the exons ACACTTTGAAAATGGACTTCTCCAAGCTGCCCAAGATCCGAGATGAGGAACGGGAGGGAGAATTTGGATATGTGCACGGCGTGTCTGGACCTG TGGTTACGGCATCTAGTATGGCAGGAGCTGCCATGTACGAGCTGGTGCGAGTGGGCCACTGTGAACTTGTGGGAGAGATCATCAGACTGGAGGGTGATATGGCCACCATTCAGGTGTATGAAGAGACAT CTGGTGTGTCCGTTGGTGACCCTGTCCTGCGCACAGGGAAGCCCCTCTCTGTGGAGTTAGGACCAGGAATCATGGGCTCCATCTTTGATGGTATTCAGCGTCCACTCAAAGACATTAATGACCTCACCAAAAGTATCTACATTCCCAGAGGAGTCAACATTGGTGCCCTTAACCGTGATCTGAAATGGGACTTCTCTCCATCTAAGAGCTTACGT GTTGGCAGTCACATTACTGGAGGTGATATCTATGGTATGGTGTTTGAAAACTCTCTCATAAAGCACAAAATAATGTTGCCTCCAAGAAGCCGGGGAACTGTCACTTACGTGGCGCCACCTGGCAACTACGATGTCTCA GATGTGGTGTTGGAGTTGGAATTTGAGGGGGTGAAGGAGAAGTTCACCATGGTACAGGTGTGGCCAGTGCGTCAAGTCCGGCCCGTCACTGAGAAACTTCCTGCCAATCACCCTCTGCTGACTGGTCAGAGAGTACTGGATGCCCTCTTTCC gTGTGTGCAGGGAGGAACAACTGCCATCCCCGGTGCTTTCGGTTGTGGTAAAACTGTGATCTCTCAGTCCCTGTCTAAATACTctaacagtgatgtcatcatctATGTGGGCTGTGGAGAACGTGGTAACGAGATGTCAGAAGTACTCAGAGATTTTCCTGAG CTGACCATGGAAGTTGATGGTAAGGTGGAGAGCATAATGAAGAGAACGGCCTTGGTTGCTAATACGTCTAACATGCCTGTAGCTGCCAGAGAAGCTTCCATTTACACAG GAATCACACTGTCGGAGTATTTCAGAGACATGGGTTACAATGTGAGCATGATGGCTGATTCCACCTCTCGATGGGCTGAGGCTCTGAGGGAGATTTCTGGTCGTCTGGCCGAGATGCCTGCTG ATAGCGGTTATCCTGCTTATCTTGGGGCTCGACTGGCCTCATTCTATGAGCGTGCTGGCAGAGTTAAATGTCTAGGTAACCCTGAGAGAGAGGGCAGTGTGAGCATTGTGGGCGC TGTGTCTCCCCCTGGTGGAGATTTCTCAGATCCTGTGACTTCTGCTACTCTGGGTATTGTACAA GTGTTCTGGGGTCTGGATAAAAAGCTTGCTCAGAGAAAACATTTCCCCTCAGTGAACTGGCTCATCAGTTACAGTAAGTATACACGAGCTCTGGACGAGTACTATGACAAGCACTTTCCTGAATTTGTGCCGCTGCGTACCAAAGCCAAAGAGATTCTGCAGGAAGAGGAGGACCTGGCTGAGATTGTGCAGCTTGTGGGCAAG gCTTCATTGGCTGAAACAGATAAGATCACTCTGGAAGTTGCAAAACTGATCAAGGATGATTTCCTCCAGCAAAATGGATACACACCTTATGACAG GTTCTGTCCATTTTATAAGACCGTGGGTATCTTATCCAACATGATTGCCTTCTATGACATGGCACGTCATGCAGTAGAGACCACTGCACAAAGTGACAATAAGATCACCTGGGCCATGATCCGCGAACACATGGGAGAAATCCTCTACAAGATCAGCTCCATGAAATTTAAG GACCCTGTGAAAGAGGGTGAGGAAAAGATCAAAGCTGAATACAACCAGCTCCATGAAGACATGCAGAATGCCTTCCGTACACTGGAGGACTAA
- the LOC127431986 gene encoding protein Aster-C-like isoform X1, with amino-acid sequence MTHTPKQVAVSVFTLESKSGEARWSSEEQEGLEVIGQCIATPHSPEALLYTSYKQKSDEFRKLFRELPDNEKLIADYTCALQKDILLQGRIYLTENCLCFYSHVFRGTKITLNMKDITAMSREKTAKWIPNAIQINTDSEKLFFSSFSAREKSYLGIFRLWQNILMDKKLTKLELLQMVKQHYGNDLGLSHDEMESFQTSADTFTPTQPSLNMRGEDYTGRPERPTSLRLPQGELSSYEATTPQGDDAQSSVRLQSTLSANGDDTLSTPSRQRSPNLSLNRSGSERVSKRSSLSLDLNANEDQVSDNSRSDSLEEVSVWRFLVVEESETVSPASQGRLFVNRVFHISAENMFELLFTDSNFMRRLMDTRKITGISSTSWQREASGCMKRTLNYTITINNPLVGKFSTATENQTLYKESRVGQYYMVDAEVFTHDVPYHDYFYTQNRFCIIRNSKHKCRLRIYTDVKYKKQPWGLVKSFITKNSWSGLEDYFKHLETELLDEEADLTQGSGDAGKAGGLRRRRRTFSRTLQEHMKPGKQYGTDSDQQRGGTKGAMDIKNTQRLNITTIVVGMSLILFVLTVLNLGLFFKLWAMEDVAHRMYVSTKHRMRERTESSLAPDLGPRHGLPHRSQEDAHLLRAVLQDSINLLEQLRSSLVMLQQNLQVYNRTSSQR; translated from the exons ATGACTCATACACCCAAGCAAGTGGCAGTCAGTGTGTTCACACTAGAGAGTAAATCTGGGGAAGCCAGATGGAGTTCAGAAGAACAAGAG GGCCTGGAGGTGATTGGGCAGTGCATAGCAACACCACATTCACCTGAAGCACTACTTTACACTAGTTATAAACAGAAGAGTGATGAGTTTCGGAAGTTATTCAGAGAGCTGCCAGACAATGAGAAACTAATTGCAG ACTACACTTGTGCGCTCCAGAAGGATATCTTGTTACAAGGGCGCATCTACCTTACAGAGAATTGCTTATGTTTCTACAGTCATGTTTTCCGTGGTACAAAA ATCACGTTAAATATGAAGGATATCACCGCAATGTCAAGAGAGAAGACAGCAAAATGGATACCAAACGCCATCCAGATCAATACTGATTCAGAGAAG CTATTCTTCAGTTCATTCTCTGCAAGGGAGAAAAGTTACCTTGGTATATTTCGGCTTTGGCAGAATATTCTAATGGATAAG AAACTGACCAAGCTTGAGTTGTTGCAGATGGTTAAGCAGCATTATGGCAATGACCTAGGGTTGAGTCATGATGAAATGGAAAGCTTTCAAACGTCAGCAGATACTTTCACACCTACCCAGCCCAG TCTGAATATGCGTGGAGAAGATTACACAGGGAGGCCAGAAAGGCCCACATCACTTCGTCTTCCTCAGGGGGAGCTGAGTTCTTATGAGGCCACGACACCACAGGGAGATGATGCACAATCCTCAGTTAGACTGCAAAGCACACTCTCAGCAAATGGG GATGACACTCTCAGCACCCCATCCCGTCAGCGCAGTCCAAATCTGTCCTTGAATCGGTCAGGGTCTGAGCGAGTGTCGAAacgttcctctctctctctggacctGAATGCCAATGAAGACCAGGTCTCAGATAACAGCAGATCTGACAGCCTGGAGGAGG TATCGGTTTGGCGTTTTCTTGTAGTGGAGGAAAGCGAGACTGTTTCTCCAGCGTCTCAAGGAAGGCTTTTTGTAAACAGGGTCTTTCACATCAGTGCTGAGAACATGTTTGAACTGCTTTTCACCGATTCTAATTTTATGCGGAGATTAATGGATACCAGGAAGATCACAG GTATAAGCTCTActtcttggcaaagggaggcctCTGGCTGTATGAAAAGGACTTTGAACTACACCATAACCATCAATAACCCCCTAGTCGGCAAATTCTCCACTGCTACAGAAAACCAG ACACTATATAAAGAGTCGAGGGTGGGTCAGTACTACATGGTAGATGCAGAGGTCTTCACACATGATGTTCCATACCATGACTACTTCTACACTCAGAATCGCTTCTGTATTATCCGTAACTCAAAGCACAAGTGCAGACTCAG GATTTACACAGATGTGAAATACAAAAAGCAACCCTGGGGTCTTGTTAAGTCCTTTATCACCAAAAACTCTTGGAGTGGCCTAGAAGACTACTTTAAACACCTTG AGACAGAGCTGCTTGACGAAGAGGCAGATTTGACTCAGGGAAGTGGAGATGCTGGGAAGGCGGGTGGATTGCGCAGGAGGCGAAGAACCTTCAGTCGCACTCTACAGGAACACATGAAGCCAGGCAAGCAGTATGGCACAGACTCTGATCAGCAGAGAGGCGGCACTAAGG GTGCCATGGACATAAAGAACACACAAAGATTGAACATCACTACCATTGTGGTTGGGATGAGCTTAAT TCTTTTCGTACTGACAGTTCTAAACTTGGGgctgttctttaaactttgggCCATGGAGGATGTTGCCCACCGTATGTATGTGAGCACCAAGCACAGGATGAGGGAGAGAACAGAGTCCAG TTTGGCACCTGACTTAGGGCCAAGACATGGACTGCCACACAGAAGTCAAGAGGATGCACACTTACTCAGGGCAGTACTGCAGGACTCCATTAATCTTCTTGAGCAG CTGCGCAGCTCTCTTGTGATGCTTCAGCAGAACTTACAGGTCTACAACAGAACCTCCTCTCAGCGCTAA
- the LOC127431986 gene encoding protein Aster-C-like isoform X3 translates to MTHTPKQVAVSVFTLESKSGEARWSSEEQEGLEVIGQCIATPHSPEALLYTSYKQKSDEFRKLFRELPDNEKLIADYTCALQKDILLQGRIYLTENCLCFYSHVFRGTKITLNMKDITAMSREKTAKWIPNAIQINTDSEKLFFSSFSAREKSYLGIFRLWQNILMDKKLTKLELLQMVKQHYGNDLGLSHDEMESFQTSADTFTPTQPSLNMRGEDYTGRPERPTSLRLPQGELSSYEATTPQGDDAQSSVRLQSTLSANGDDTLSTPSRQRSPNLSLNRSGSERVSKRSSLSLDLNANEDQVSDNSRSDSLEEVSVWRFLVVEESETVSPASQGRLFVNRVFHISAENMFELLFTDSNFMRRLMDTRKITGISSTSWQREASGCMKRTLNYTITINNPLVGKFSTATENQTLYKESRVGQYYMVDAEVFTHDVPYHDYFYTQNRFCIIRNSKHKCRLRIYTDVKYKKQPWGLVKSFITKNSWSGLEDYFKHLETELLDEEADLTQGSGDAGKAGGLRRRRRTFSRTLQEHMKPGAMDIKNTQRLNITTIVVGMSLILFVLTVLNLGLFFKLWAMEDVAHRMYVSTKHRMRERTESSLAPDLGPRHGLPHRSQEDAHLLRAVLQDSINLLEQLRSSLVMLQQNLQVYNRTSSQR, encoded by the exons ATGACTCATACACCCAAGCAAGTGGCAGTCAGTGTGTTCACACTAGAGAGTAAATCTGGGGAAGCCAGATGGAGTTCAGAAGAACAAGAG GGCCTGGAGGTGATTGGGCAGTGCATAGCAACACCACATTCACCTGAAGCACTACTTTACACTAGTTATAAACAGAAGAGTGATGAGTTTCGGAAGTTATTCAGAGAGCTGCCAGACAATGAGAAACTAATTGCAG ACTACACTTGTGCGCTCCAGAAGGATATCTTGTTACAAGGGCGCATCTACCTTACAGAGAATTGCTTATGTTTCTACAGTCATGTTTTCCGTGGTACAAAA ATCACGTTAAATATGAAGGATATCACCGCAATGTCAAGAGAGAAGACAGCAAAATGGATACCAAACGCCATCCAGATCAATACTGATTCAGAGAAG CTATTCTTCAGTTCATTCTCTGCAAGGGAGAAAAGTTACCTTGGTATATTTCGGCTTTGGCAGAATATTCTAATGGATAAG AAACTGACCAAGCTTGAGTTGTTGCAGATGGTTAAGCAGCATTATGGCAATGACCTAGGGTTGAGTCATGATGAAATGGAAAGCTTTCAAACGTCAGCAGATACTTTCACACCTACCCAGCCCAG TCTGAATATGCGTGGAGAAGATTACACAGGGAGGCCAGAAAGGCCCACATCACTTCGTCTTCCTCAGGGGGAGCTGAGTTCTTATGAGGCCACGACACCACAGGGAGATGATGCACAATCCTCAGTTAGACTGCAAAGCACACTCTCAGCAAATGGG GATGACACTCTCAGCACCCCATCCCGTCAGCGCAGTCCAAATCTGTCCTTGAATCGGTCAGGGTCTGAGCGAGTGTCGAAacgttcctctctctctctggacctGAATGCCAATGAAGACCAGGTCTCAGATAACAGCAGATCTGACAGCCTGGAGGAGG TATCGGTTTGGCGTTTTCTTGTAGTGGAGGAAAGCGAGACTGTTTCTCCAGCGTCTCAAGGAAGGCTTTTTGTAAACAGGGTCTTTCACATCAGTGCTGAGAACATGTTTGAACTGCTTTTCACCGATTCTAATTTTATGCGGAGATTAATGGATACCAGGAAGATCACAG GTATAAGCTCTActtcttggcaaagggaggcctCTGGCTGTATGAAAAGGACTTTGAACTACACCATAACCATCAATAACCCCCTAGTCGGCAAATTCTCCACTGCTACAGAAAACCAG ACACTATATAAAGAGTCGAGGGTGGGTCAGTACTACATGGTAGATGCAGAGGTCTTCACACATGATGTTCCATACCATGACTACTTCTACACTCAGAATCGCTTCTGTATTATCCGTAACTCAAAGCACAAGTGCAGACTCAG GATTTACACAGATGTGAAATACAAAAAGCAACCCTGGGGTCTTGTTAAGTCCTTTATCACCAAAAACTCTTGGAGTGGCCTAGAAGACTACTTTAAACACCTTG AGACAGAGCTGCTTGACGAAGAGGCAGATTTGACTCAGGGAAGTGGAGATGCTGGGAAGGCGGGTGGATTGCGCAGGAGGCGAAGAACCTTCAGTCGCACTCTACAGGAACACATGAAGCCAG GTGCCATGGACATAAAGAACACACAAAGATTGAACATCACTACCATTGTGGTTGGGATGAGCTTAAT TCTTTTCGTACTGACAGTTCTAAACTTGGGgctgttctttaaactttgggCCATGGAGGATGTTGCCCACCGTATGTATGTGAGCACCAAGCACAGGATGAGGGAGAGAACAGAGTCCAG TTTGGCACCTGACTTAGGGCCAAGACATGGACTGCCACACAGAAGTCAAGAGGATGCACACTTACTCAGGGCAGTACTGCAGGACTCCATTAATCTTCTTGAGCAG CTGCGCAGCTCTCTTGTGATGCTTCAGCAGAACTTACAGGTCTACAACAGAACCTCCTCTCAGCGCTAA
- the LOC127431986 gene encoding protein Aster-C-like isoform X2 encodes MTHTPKQVAVSVFTLESKSGEARWSSEEQEGLEVIGQCIATPHSPEALLYTSYKQKSDEFRKLFRELPDNEKLIADYTCALQKDILLQGRIYLTENCLCFYSHVFRGTKITLNMKDITAMSREKTAKWIPNAIQINTDSEKLFFSSFSAREKSYLGIFRLWQNILMDKKLTKLELLQMVKQHYGNDLGLSHDEMESFQTSADTFTPTQPSLNMRGEDYTGRPERPTSLRLPQGELSSYEATTPQGDDAQSSVRLQSTLSANGDDTLSTPSRQRSPNLSLNRSGSERVSKRSSLSLDLNANEDQVSDNSRSDSLEEVEESETVSPASQGRLFVNRVFHISAENMFELLFTDSNFMRRLMDTRKITGISSTSWQREASGCMKRTLNYTITINNPLVGKFSTATENQTLYKESRVGQYYMVDAEVFTHDVPYHDYFYTQNRFCIIRNSKHKCRLRIYTDVKYKKQPWGLVKSFITKNSWSGLEDYFKHLETELLDEEADLTQGSGDAGKAGGLRRRRRTFSRTLQEHMKPGKQYGTDSDQQRGGTKGAMDIKNTQRLNITTIVVGMSLILFVLTVLNLGLFFKLWAMEDVAHRMYVSTKHRMRERTESSLAPDLGPRHGLPHRSQEDAHLLRAVLQDSINLLEQLRSSLVMLQQNLQVYNRTSSQR; translated from the exons ATGACTCATACACCCAAGCAAGTGGCAGTCAGTGTGTTCACACTAGAGAGTAAATCTGGGGAAGCCAGATGGAGTTCAGAAGAACAAGAG GGCCTGGAGGTGATTGGGCAGTGCATAGCAACACCACATTCACCTGAAGCACTACTTTACACTAGTTATAAACAGAAGAGTGATGAGTTTCGGAAGTTATTCAGAGAGCTGCCAGACAATGAGAAACTAATTGCAG ACTACACTTGTGCGCTCCAGAAGGATATCTTGTTACAAGGGCGCATCTACCTTACAGAGAATTGCTTATGTTTCTACAGTCATGTTTTCCGTGGTACAAAA ATCACGTTAAATATGAAGGATATCACCGCAATGTCAAGAGAGAAGACAGCAAAATGGATACCAAACGCCATCCAGATCAATACTGATTCAGAGAAG CTATTCTTCAGTTCATTCTCTGCAAGGGAGAAAAGTTACCTTGGTATATTTCGGCTTTGGCAGAATATTCTAATGGATAAG AAACTGACCAAGCTTGAGTTGTTGCAGATGGTTAAGCAGCATTATGGCAATGACCTAGGGTTGAGTCATGATGAAATGGAAAGCTTTCAAACGTCAGCAGATACTTTCACACCTACCCAGCCCAG TCTGAATATGCGTGGAGAAGATTACACAGGGAGGCCAGAAAGGCCCACATCACTTCGTCTTCCTCAGGGGGAGCTGAGTTCTTATGAGGCCACGACACCACAGGGAGATGATGCACAATCCTCAGTTAGACTGCAAAGCACACTCTCAGCAAATGGG GATGACACTCTCAGCACCCCATCCCGTCAGCGCAGTCCAAATCTGTCCTTGAATCGGTCAGGGTCTGAGCGAGTGTCGAAacgttcctctctctctctggacctGAATGCCAATGAAGACCAGGTCTCAGATAACAGCAGATCTGACAGCCTGGAGGAGG TGGAGGAAAGCGAGACTGTTTCTCCAGCGTCTCAAGGAAGGCTTTTTGTAAACAGGGTCTTTCACATCAGTGCTGAGAACATGTTTGAACTGCTTTTCACCGATTCTAATTTTATGCGGAGATTAATGGATACCAGGAAGATCACAG GTATAAGCTCTActtcttggcaaagggaggcctCTGGCTGTATGAAAAGGACTTTGAACTACACCATAACCATCAATAACCCCCTAGTCGGCAAATTCTCCACTGCTACAGAAAACCAG ACACTATATAAAGAGTCGAGGGTGGGTCAGTACTACATGGTAGATGCAGAGGTCTTCACACATGATGTTCCATACCATGACTACTTCTACACTCAGAATCGCTTCTGTATTATCCGTAACTCAAAGCACAAGTGCAGACTCAG GATTTACACAGATGTGAAATACAAAAAGCAACCCTGGGGTCTTGTTAAGTCCTTTATCACCAAAAACTCTTGGAGTGGCCTAGAAGACTACTTTAAACACCTTG AGACAGAGCTGCTTGACGAAGAGGCAGATTTGACTCAGGGAAGTGGAGATGCTGGGAAGGCGGGTGGATTGCGCAGGAGGCGAAGAACCTTCAGTCGCACTCTACAGGAACACATGAAGCCAGGCAAGCAGTATGGCACAGACTCTGATCAGCAGAGAGGCGGCACTAAGG GTGCCATGGACATAAAGAACACACAAAGATTGAACATCACTACCATTGTGGTTGGGATGAGCTTAAT TCTTTTCGTACTGACAGTTCTAAACTTGGGgctgttctttaaactttgggCCATGGAGGATGTTGCCCACCGTATGTATGTGAGCACCAAGCACAGGATGAGGGAGAGAACAGAGTCCAG TTTGGCACCTGACTTAGGGCCAAGACATGGACTGCCACACAGAAGTCAAGAGGATGCACACTTACTCAGGGCAGTACTGCAGGACTCCATTAATCTTCTTGAGCAG CTGCGCAGCTCTCTTGTGATGCTTCAGCAGAACTTACAGGTCTACAACAGAACCTCCTCTCAGCGCTAA